From the genome of Nicotiana sylvestris chromosome 1, ASM39365v2, whole genome shotgun sequence:
TCATTCTTAGGTCCAAATAAGATCAGAAACGTTTCCTTCTTAAAAGGATTCAAGAAAACATTAaacacttgatgttagcataataaaaggccaaccagtccatacccattataatatcaagtcctacccaaccgaacaccacataccttatccttgtttattatcaaattTATCACGGGCCATTATGACGACATCCATATATATAAGTAATAGTATTAAGACTTAACTCACATAattaatttagaaaaaggtttatatacacAGGGGTCGACTATGCCGTAGAcatatcatacccaaaactatatacatgATATCGTCTGCAAAAACCTCTAAGTAGGaataaccataatatatacaagttgGGATGGGGCTCCctacatcctcataaaacaaccaaACACATTTAGAACCCTGACTTGGTAACATTCCAAGAAGAGGTGAAATCCACTAACCAAAAACTAATACTTGGAGGAAGTCTATAGTAGAGGGTCCTCgcctcgtcctatataagaacctcgatcgGACACACTTTGAAGCGGAATCTTCATGTCCTTATCAGTcaccttcctcctcttggccAGACTACTATCTTCTTCCTTTGCGTATCCCATAACATATACCGATGAACCTTGATTGACAGACTCCCAAAACTGTGGACTATCCAGAACCGCAGAAGAGCTGGTATCCATAAATatcttgacatagttttgagcctgagggaatcccggctgtgccaatccatgcactactcctCTCATACCCTTGTCAACGGGCTGTAAAACTTAGGGTCTTGGTGAGGTCGaaactcctctcaccccatctactaccggagtggtcgaaacagctcgaatggatgactcatatggatccttCTTAATAGAATCCATGATCTATGATGGgtctgaatccatagtataactatctctctttctaacACCTTCATAGCCTTCTGACCCGTGCTAGCGGCTGTAGTCTTTGGATGCATCGCTGAAAATGTAACACATCGTTAGAAACATGAATgcttatatcgcacgatctaagataagaagagaggataacatcctatatatCATGTAGCCTCAtttctataagtgtggtgcacaacacacccataaacaagactctactagacacggtctgtagacaaccctaggatagaactgctctgataccacttttgtcccGACCTAAACCAATGGGTCACGACGGGtacctgagtcctacctgtcaaacaacCCTAaacatgcgtctaagatatgaacctgaataacatctgctgaattatgaAAATAACATACGTGAAAGAAACCTGCCATTAAGGCATATGTGCGTATacaggcagaatacagtgggcgagccggcaaggctgctatagacaactatacatccaaaactgaaagtcgtcaaggccacatacaacccaactagacatactgtctacagacctctaatagaaatataactgtacaaagaaggaactgagccatgtcatacccatatacatatatatatatatatatatatatatatatatatatataaacgtatcataccaaaacaaaaagcagctccggatcaagtggagcacgccaactctcgctgatcaagaatcctaagaagggggaccgtcagcttgcctacctgcacctgcgggcatgaaacgcaggccccgtaaaatagggtatcagtacgaaaaatgttctgagtatgtaaggcatgagaataagtacataaaagacatatgtgaaacatggaatatagaaatacctttaaatctgaataactctgtaaattttAAAACGcttataatatcatgcacatgcgtataaatgtcgtgccatgcataggtatgggtgtacataatatcatcaagccactgagggtatcccatcatatcgtctcagccactgtgggaaacatcatcaacatataccagctgatcaggtggtggtgcgtatataatgccataacctcttctcatatcccatatatatatacatacatatatacgtgcatataacgccatttgaatcatatttcagccactatgggcaacatcatcatcatgtaccaactgatcaggtggtggtgtgtatataacgccgtaaccttttctcatatcccatatacatacgggactcggaggtatatTTTAGATGATGACTGCTTAACCCTTTATATTTCCATCAAAAAGGTTGTAACCCTAGACCATAAATTATGTTACTTTCACGTGTCTTTCAggtctaatatcatcatttggcgtgggctagctttttgcctatcatctaaaattgttagtataATTTTAActgttcaaaaataaaaattgtaaTTAAGAGATTACTGACCGTgggtattttctttccttaaaaatAGTACTTCTtcagatgaacaacattccaactCGAGGGTAGAACTTTGTCATCCATTTTTTCCAGTTCATATGCACCTTTTCCAGCGATACCTCGAACCTTATAAAGTCTTCCCAatttggactcaactttcctgcATTGGCTGCTCTTGTGGATTGaaaaactttcttgagtacgtattccccaatcttgaagtatgtAAGATGAGATTTTCGATTGTAATATCGCTCAATAATTTATTTTTGCACAGCCATCCTTATCAAAGTTGTTTCTCTCCTTTCTTCAAGCAAATCTAGATTTACCCGCATCTCCTCCTCATTTGACTCTTCGGTTGCTTGGGCATATCTCGTACTTGGCtctcctatttcaactggaattaagacTTCAGCACCGTACACAAGTGAAAATGGTGTCTCTCCCGTACTtatttttgatgttgttcggtaagcccacaagaCTCCAAGTAACACCCCTGGCCTCTTACCTTTTGACTCCTCTAGTTTTTTCTTCAAGTTATTAATAataactttatttgttgattcagctTATTCATTGTCCACTGGATGATAAGGTGTCGAAGCAATCCTTTTAATTTGCAAATTTCGAAGGAATTCTGTGATTTGTGCACCTATAAACTGTGAGCTATTATCGCACACGATTTCTTTTGGAActccaaaccgacaaatgatgtTCCGCCAAATGAAGTCTCTgacctctttttctcgtacctgtttgaagacacctgcttctacccacttagtaaaataatcagtgagtactaATAAAAATTGTACCTTGCCTTTGGCTTGTGatagtggacctacgatatccatccccccACTTCATAAAATGCCACGGTGCAACAAACGGATGTAATAACTCTATTGGTTGATGCATGTTGTTACcatatctttggcacttgtcacatttGGCCACAACATTTTCTGCCTCTTCCTCCATTTTTGGCCAGTAATACACTGCTCTGATTAATTTTTTTGACCAAAGACCTTCCTCcggcgtgatttccacaatgtccttcatgtacttatCTCATCACATACTCCATTTGAgaaggtccgagacaccttgctagagGGCCACCGAACATTTTTTGATATAGATTGCCTTGATCCAAACAGTAACGAGCAGCCTTTCGACGAAGTTcctgagcctttttcttatcttcaagTAGTATTCCGTACTGCAAAAAATTGACAatctcgtttctccaatcccaagttaaattattgaaatttacctcgtttttatcttGGTTGAGTGTcgaatgaaacaaatgtattacaTAAGCATTctcttcatttgtcacttctgtAGCGGATGCAAAATTAGCTAACGTGTCTGCTTCGACATTTTCGTCTCTTGGTATCTGCACaattttccaagtttggaattgtctAATCAAATCTCGTGATTTTTCCAAATATTGTTGTATCCTCGCCTCTCTAGCTATACAAGTCCCTTGAATTTGATTAACTAAGAGTTGCGAGTCTCTTTTGATTATGACTTGCTATATTCCGAGATCTcatgccaattctaaacctgcaatcacaacttTATATTCTGCTTCATTATTAGTAATAGAATGGTATTTTATGGCTTGTCGTATAGTCTCTCCCGCAGGTGGGATTAGGACAATGCCTAAACCCGCTCCTTTTACATTTGAAGAGCCATCGGTAAACAAGGTCCAAGTACCTAGATTAGACCCGTTAAATACAtgcaattctttttctgcttctgttACCATCCCTTGGCTAAAGTCTGCCACAAAATCTGCTAAAACCTGTGATTTTATTAtagttctaggttgatatgtgatgtcatattcacttagttctatagcccatttgtcTAACCTACCTAATAACTCTTTCTTATACAATATATTACGTAAGGGGTAGGTCGTTACTACAGAGAtatgatgacattgaaaataaggtcttaatttttcGGATGTCATAATCAATGCTAGAGCAAGTGTTTCTAAATGAGGATATCTAGTTTATGCATCCAATAAAGACTTTCTAACATAATAaatcggagattgtttacctttgtCCTCTCGAACTAATAcggcacttaccgctacttctgaaaTGGCAAGGTAGATGAGTAGATTTTCTCCGTCCTTTAGTTTAGCCAGCAACAGTGAGTTTGACAAGTATGCTTTTAAATTTTTGAGCGCTTGTTGACATTCTTCAGTCCATTCAAATTGACTTTGCTTTTTCAAAACTGAGAAGAACTTAAAGCTTTTCTACgaagatttagaaataaatcTTTCCAATGCTGCTATCCTACTTGTTaacctctgcacttcttttttgcTCGTAAGTATATCCGATATTTCTTCAATAGCTTTAACCTACACGGGATTTACTCAATTCCATGATTAGAAACAAGGAATCCTAAGAACTTACCTGACGacacgccaaatgcacatttatcgggatttaacttcatattgaaTTTGCGAAGAATCTGAAACGTATCTGATAGATGTTGAATATGATCCCCCGCCTGTTGTGATTTGACTAGCGTATCATCGATATAAACCTCCATGTTTTTCCCAAATGTTCTTAAAACATCTTGGTTACTAACCTCTGGTACGTGGCTCCAACATTCTTTAGGCCGAAAGGCAtaactttataacagtaagtccccatgTCTGTAATAAAGGAAGCTTTTTCCTCATCTGAAGGATCCATTTttatttgattatatcctgaataggCATCTAAAAAACGTAATAGTTCGTGTCCTGCAGTAACATCAAttaattgatctatgtgtggtaatggaaaagaatctttagggaaagttttattcaaatcagtatagtctacacaaactcgccatttaCCATTCTTTTTCGTCACCACTATAGTATTAGCTAGCcaattaggatattttacctcgcaAATAGACCCGATTTATAAGAGCTTTTGtacctcatcctgaatcacctaaTTCTTGAAGGAcccttgcttctttttcttctgtttgaCAGGTGGATATGCTGGATCTTCATTCAGCTTATGggtcattacctccggtggtatacctgtcatatcttaatgcgaccaagcaaagcaatctgcgttagcttttaaaaattcaattaacttactttTCATCTCCGGGCTGAGGTTGGTTCCAATGTAGATTTTTCTGTTCGGCCAATGTACAAACAATACCACCGCTTCCTcgattattgttttgatattttcattctcttttggttCTTGAATAgtatcaggccttgagtctacatcCATTTGTCCATCTTCAGTTAAGGTTTGTGTTGTTTGAACCTTAACTGAATTCTGTAATTACTATTTTTCATTTGCAATGTCATTTTTCACGCCTGAATCTGCCACTGAGTTAATGTTTTGGGAAGCCTGTTGATCACCATGGATTTGTCTTATTCCCCATTGCAAAGGGAACTTGATAACCTGATGTAGGGTAGATGGAACAACATACATCTCGTGAATCCGCAGTCTGCCAAGAATTACATTATATGCCATGTCcatatctatcacttgaaatttggtatctttgactactccttctgcgaatgtggCGAGTATTATCTCCCCTTTTGTGCCAATGCCGTAGTTGTCAAAACCAGACAAGGTCCATGTTTTGGGTACCAATTTATCATTGGCTTGCATCTCATTTACCACTCTTAGAAGAATGATATTTACAGAACTAcctagatcaatcaaaactctttttacattagtatcatgtacaaataAAGATATTATCAGTGCATTTCAACACGTC
Proteins encoded in this window:
- the LOC138875915 gene encoding uncharacterized protein, with the translated sequence MDNYSQQPWKPSVAPLPIPKKFKMPDIPKYDGTTDPRDHITTFTIGVKGNDLTKQDIESVLVKKFGSSVNIILLRVVNEMQANDKLVPKTWTLSGFDNYGIGTKGEIILATFAEGVVKDTKFQVIDMDMAYNVILGRLRIHEMYVVPSTLHQVIKFPLQWGIRQIHGDQQASQNINSVADSGVKNDIANEK